A DNA window from Thalassospiraceae bacterium LMO-JJ14 contains the following coding sequences:
- a CDS encoding NAD(P)-dependent oxidoreductase, translating to MKLPGIRTAPRPLKRTPPISKLPGRASQAAHSPLRRQTAMSTLQGQRIGFIGLGLMGKPMARNLARAGAEMSVHNRSQASVDELVAEGMHRGGTPAALAETCAIVICMLTDTPAVEKVMLDATDGIVAGLTPGTLVIDMSTTKVPATRTFAKAVEDKGGQYVDAPVSGGTIGAEGGTLTIMAGGSDEAFTRARPVLEVLGQKITHVGDVGAGQVAKAANQVIVGLNIGAVAEALTLAKHAGVDPARVREALSGGFADSRVLDVHGQRMVDDTFTPGARATVQRKDMDQALELASELGIALPATALSRDLYDKLIANGGGDLDHAALIKAIDPD from the coding sequence ATGAAGCTCCCTGGAATACGAACGGCACCCCGCCCCTTGAAGCGGACTCCCCCGATATCTAAGCTCCCGGGCCGGGCTTCACAAGCCGCACATTCACCGCTGAGGAGACAAACAGCCATGAGCACGCTTCAAGGACAAAGGATCGGCTTCATCGGTCTCGGGCTTATGGGCAAGCCGATGGCCCGCAATCTTGCCCGCGCGGGGGCGGAAATGTCGGTGCATAACCGCTCTCAGGCGTCCGTCGACGAACTGGTGGCCGAGGGCATGCACCGGGGCGGCACGCCCGCCGCGCTCGCCGAAACCTGCGCTATCGTGATCTGCATGCTGACCGACACCCCCGCCGTCGAGAAGGTGATGCTCGATGCGACGGACGGCATCGTCGCCGGGCTGACACCGGGCACGCTGGTGATCGATATGAGCACGACCAAGGTCCCCGCCACCCGCACCTTCGCAAAGGCCGTTGAAGACAAGGGCGGGCAGTACGTCGACGCCCCGGTGTCCGGCGGCACCATCGGCGCCGAGGGCGGCACGCTGACGATCATGGCCGGCGGCAGCGATGAAGCGTTCACCCGCGCCCGTCCCGTGCTTGAGGTGCTGGGACAGAAAATCACCCACGTCGGCGATGTCGGTGCGGGACAGGTCGCCAAGGCCGCCAATCAGGTTATCGTCGGCCTCAACATCGGTGCCGTCGCCGAGGCGCTGACGCTGGCGAAGCACGCCGGGGTCGACCCGGCCAGGGTCCGCGAAGCCCTTTCCGGCGGGTTCGCCGACTCCCGCGTTCTCGACGTACACGGCCAGCGCATGGTCGACGACACCTTCACCCCCGGCGCGCGGGCCACCGTGCAGCGCAAGGACATGGACCAGGCGCTGGAGCTTGCCAGTGAACTGGGCATCGCGTTGCCCGCCACCGCGCTCAGCCGCGATCTGTACGACAAGCTGATCGCCAACGGCGGCGGCGATCTCGACCATGCAGCGCTGATCAAGGCGATCGATCCGGACTGA